CTCGATCGTGCCGACCATGTAGAACGCTTGCTCCGGCAGGTGATCCAGTTCGCCCGATGCGATCATCTTGAAGCCCTTGATCGTGTCTTTCAGCGAAACGTACTTGCCTGGCGCGCCGGTGAACACTTCAGCGACGTGGAATGGCTGCGACAGGAAACGCTGCATCTTGCGAGCGCGTGCCACGACCAGTTTGTCTTCCGGTGCCAGCTCGTCCATGCCCAGAATCGCGATGATGTCACGCAGTTCCTTGTAGCGCTGCAGGGTGTTCTGCACAGCGCGCGCGGTGGCGTAGTGCTCTTCACCGACGACGAGCGGGTCCAGCTGGCGCGAGGTCGAATCGAGTGGGTCGACTGCAGGGTAGATACCCAGCGAGGCGATGTCACGGGACAGAACGACGGTCGAATCCAGGTGAGCAAAGGTGGTTGCTGGCGATGGGTCGGTCAAGTCATCCGCAGGGACGTAGACGGCCTGGATCGACGTGATCGAACCGGTCTTGGTCGAGGTGATGCGCTCTTGCAGACGGCCCATCTCTTCGGCCAGCGTAGGCTGGTAGCCCACTGCCGATGGCATACGGCCCAGCAGTGCCGAAACTTCGGTACCGGCCAGAGTGTAACGGTAGATGTTGTCGACGAAGAACAGAACGTCCTTGCCTTCATCACGGAACGCTTCCGCCATGGTCAGACCGGTCAGCGCGACGCGCAGACGGTTGCCTGGTGGTTCGTTCATCTGACCGTAGACCATTGCCACTTTCGAGTTGGCAGGGTTTTCCAGGTCGACGACTTTTGCATCGGCCATCTCGTGGTAGAAGTCGTTACCTTCACGGGTACGCTCACCCACGCCGGCGAACACGGACAGACCCGAGTGTGCCTTGGCGATGTTGTTGATCAGTTCCATCATGTTGACGGTCTTGCCGACGCCGGCGCCGCCGAACAGGCCAACTTTACCGCCTTTGGCGAACGGGCAGACCAGATCGATGACCTTGATGCCGGTTTCCAGCAGGTCGGTCGATGGCGACAGTTCGTCGTAGGCTGGCGCGTCACGGTGGATCGACGCCATGCGCTCGTGGCTGACCGGACCGCATTCGTCGATCGGGTTGCCCAGCACGTCCATGATGCGGCCCAGGGTCGGGGTGCCGACCGGGACCATGATT
This sequence is a window from Oxalobacteraceae sp. CFBP 8761. Protein-coding genes within it:
- the atpD gene encoding F0F1 ATP synthase subunit beta translates to MADGKIVQCIGAVVDVEFPRNAMPKVYDALKMEGSDLTLEVQQQLGDGVVRTIALGSSDGMRRGMIIQNTGKPIMVPVGTPTLGRIMDVLGNPIDECGPVSHERMASIHRDAPAYDELSPSTDLLETGIKVIDLVCPFAKGGKVGLFGGAGVGKTVNMMELINNIAKAHSGLSVFAGVGERTREGNDFYHEMADAKVVDLENPANSKVAMVYGQMNEPPGNRLRVALTGLTMAEAFRDEGKDVLFFVDNIYRYTLAGTEVSALLGRMPSAVGYQPTLAEEMGRLQERITSTKTGSITSIQAVYVPADDLTDPSPATTFAHLDSTVVLSRDIASLGIYPAVDPLDSTSRQLDPLVVGEEHYATARAVQNTLQRYKELRDIIAILGMDELAPEDKLVVARARKMQRFLSQPFHVAEVFTGAPGKYVSLKDTIKGFKMIASGELDHLPEQAFYMVGTIEEAIEKAKKLAAG